CGCCGGGTCGACCGTCTGGGCCTGGGCGGCGGCAACCGGGCGTGGTCCATCGACAGTCGGCCGAGGGGCGGTGGCTGGGAGCTCGGCCACTCCGACTGAGACCGCTTCCCCCGGGGACGTTCCCGCCCGGACGATCAACATTCTCTTCATGGGGGTCGACCAACGAACCGGCGACGTCGGCGCGGTGACACGTTGATTTTGATGAGCCTGAATCCGACCCTCAAAGACGTCCGCCTATTGGACATCCCCCGCGATACCCGGGCCGAGCTCCCCGGCCACGGAGTCGACAAGATCAACGCGGCCTATGCCTTGGGCGGCGCGGCCCTGGCCAAAGCGAGCGTCAGCAAGCTCCTCGGCGTGCCGATCGACTACTACGTCAAGATCGACCTGACCGGGGCGGCCAAGCTGATTGACATCCTCGGCGGCGTCGACCTGACCATTGACCGGCCGATGGACTACGATGACCCGGCCCAGGACCTCCACATTCACCTCTCACCCGAGCCCCAGCATCTCGACGGAGAGCAGGCCATGGGGTTCGTCCGTTGGCGGTCGGACGGCCTCGGCGACATCGGACGGATCAGCCGCCAGCAGCAATTCATCAAGGCCATCGCCGCTCAGGTGATGACCCCGGCGGTCCTGCCGAGGATCCCGGCCCTCATCGCCAAAGCGCGGAAGTCGGTCACCACCG
This genomic window from Bacillota bacterium contains:
- a CDS encoding LCP family protein, whose protein sequence is MSLNPTLKDVRLLDIPRDTRAELPGHGVDKINAAYALGGAALAKASVSKLLGVPIDYYVKIDLTGAAKLIDILGGVDLTIDRPMDYDDPAQDLHIHLSPEPQHLDGEQAMGFVRWRSDGLGDIGRISRQQQFIKAIAAQVMTPAVLPRIPALIAKARKSVTTDIPLGLQVSMVMSGYNSYQNGLTTETLPGTAQYIDNLGYWVPDQGAIADLMAEWSNSAQARS